The window ACATCATCTCTAAAGGCTCTGATTGCCTCGTTAGTTCCAGATACTTTGTAGTCTGTTTTAGGAAAATCAGGCACGTCTTTTGTTATTGGCCTTTCCTCTTCAATCCACTTTTGTCTCCCGCCGTTCATGATAAGACATTTTTCATGTCCGAAGAGCTTAAATACCCACATGGCGTAGCAAGCCCACCAATTGCTCTTATCACCATAAAAAACTATGGTTGAGTCGTTGGATATGCCCTTATCTGAGAGCAACTGTTCGAACTTTTCCTTGTCTATATAGTCTCTTACAAGCTGATCCTGAAGGTCTGTCTGCCAGTCAATTTTTATTGCATTCTCTACATGTCCGACTTCATATAATAGTACGTCTTCATCAGATTCTACGATCTTGATGTTAGGGTCATTTAAATTATCAGCAACCCACTGCGTGCTTACTAATACGTCTGGGTGTACATATTCTGCCATCTAATTCCTCCTGATATAATTTTATATTTTTAGATGTGAAAAACATCAATTTGTTTCAAAACCCACAGCAATATTCTATTTGCTAGGTTCTGATATTGCAAGTTATTTTAGATTTATACGCGTACCCTTCATAAAAAATTAATATTGGCCTGAAAGGTAAACAAAATCTGTATGTTGTTAGCTTTAGAACCGGCAAAAATTAAGGCCTTCATACATAGATACTTTTATGATATTATTTTGATTGGTTGGGAATTTCAGATTATTACAATGTCAGTTATATTGTTAACTGTGATCAATATTGTTAATAAGAATTCTGAACTGAATCTACAAACAGGAGGTACGCATCCATGCTGGAAGATTTAAAAGTTCGTGATTTAATAGGCGCAAGGGACAGAGTTTTCTTTGTGGATGCTAAAGATACTGCTAACGTTGCAGCTCTTAAGCTCAGAAA is drawn from Thermodesulfobacteriota bacterium and contains these coding sequences:
- a CDS encoding sulfurtransferase, whose product is MAEYVHPDVLVSTQWVADNLNDPNIKIVESDEDVLLYEVGHVENAIKIDWQTDLQDQLVRDYIDKEKFEQLLSDKGISNDSTIVFYGDKSNWWACYAMWVFKLFGHEKCLIMNGGRQKWIEEERPITKDVPDFPKTDYKVSGTNEAIRAFRDDVVGHIGSGNPLIDVRSPKEFSGELLHMEAYPQEGALRGGHIPGAANVPWATAANEDGTFKSADELKAIYMDDKGLKEGDDIIAYCRIGERSSHTWFVLTYLLGFEGVRNYDGSWTEWGNLVKAPIEK